CCTCTCGCCGGCCTCGATGGCGCTGATGCTGAGGCGGATGCGGCGCTCGGCGGGATTCACCTCGAGGACGCGGGCGGTCACTTCCTGACCTTCCTGGAGCACGTCGCCGGGCTTTTCGACGCGGTGCGTGCTGAGCTGGCTGATGTGGATCAGGCCTTCGACGCCCTTCTCGATCTCGACGAACGCGCCGAAGTCGGCCAGGCGCACGACCTTGACGGTGATGTCCTGTCCCTTCGCGTAGCGTTCCTCGATGCCCTTCCAGGGATCGTGCAGCTGCTTGTAGCCCAGGCTCATGCGCTTCTTTTCGGGATCGATGTCGAGCACGATGGTCTCGACTTCCTGTCCCTTGTGCAGCACCTCGCGGGGATGCTTGATGCGGCTCCAGCTCAGGTCGCCGATGTGGATCAGTCCCTCGATGCCGGGTTCCACCTCGACAAAGGCGCCGAAATCGGTGACGTTGGTGACGACGCCTTTGGTCTGCTGATCCTTCTGCCAGCGCTCCATCACCGTGTCCCAGGGATTGCCCTGAGCCTGGCGGATGCTGAGGCTGATCTTGTTGTTTTCCCTGTCGATGCCGATGACCTTGACCTTGACGGCGTCGCCTTTTTTATACGTTTCGCGGGACTTCGAGCTGCGCTGCCAGGAAACTTCGCTGACATGCACCAGCCCGTCGAGGGGACCGACGTTGACGAACAGGCCGAAGGTGGTCACGCTGCTGACCGTGCCGTCGAGCACGTCGCCCACGTTGACCTCGCCGTAGAACTTCTCGCGCTTGGCGGACAGATCCTCGTCGAGCAGGCTCCTGCGGGAAAGGACCAAACGGCGTTTGCGCTTGTCCATCTCGAGCAGGCGGACCTGGAACTCTTCGCCTTCGAAGCGGCCGGGATTGACGCCGCGGCCTTCCTCGGCAAGGTGCGAGATCGGGATAAAGCCCTCGAGGTTAAAGCAGTTGACCATCAGGCCGCCCTTGACCTTGCGGATGCCCTTGACGGTGATGACGTCGTTGGCCTTCGCCTTGGACTCGAGCTCCGCCCAGCGGCGATCGAACTCGCAGCGCCAGCGGCTGACGAGAAGCTGGGCTTCTTCGCCGTCGCGCTTGCTCGTCACCTGGACCTCGATCTTGTCGCCGACTTCGGGAGCGGGCTTGTCGTCGACAAGGATGTGGTGCGTCCACTCGCGTTCGGGCAGGAAGCCCTCGCACTTGTATCCTACGTCAACAAGCCAGCCGCCCTCGGTCTTCTCGACCACCGTGCCCTCGATGACCTTGCCGCGCGCGATCTCTTCCGAAGTCGCGTCGTACTGGGCCATAAGAGAGGCCATATCCATGCTTTCTTCTTCAACCTGGTTCTTAACTTCTTCACTCATTCCTGACATCCCCCTGACGTCCTGCGATGTTATGAATCGCGTTATGTAGTTGTTCGATAAGCCAGTCAGGCGTACTCGCCCCGGCCGCAATACCAATAACCCGTTTCTCCAGCACCCACCTCCTGTCAAGCTGACCGGCGTGCTCGATCCACACTGCGTCGCAGTTCGAATCGCGCGCGATACGACATAACTTGCCGGTATTGGCGCTGTCATATCCGCCGATAACGATCATGCCGTCGACCTGAGACGCCAACCGTCTCACGGCCTGCTGGCGTTCGATCGTGGCACGGCAGATGGTGTTGTAGATCCTGAGCTCGTCGGCCACGCCGAGGGCCGCCTTGGCCGCTTCGGCGAGGAGACTTTCTTCCTGTGTCGTTTGAGATACCAATCCCAATTTATGGATTTTAGCAGACGATTTGAATATTGTCGAGGAAAAAAGTGACGGAATCGTCGAAATCACCGTCGAAGGTCCGCGGACATATCCCCGCATGCCGATGATCTCGGGGTGTTTCTCGTTTCCGAGGATCAGAACGTGATAGCCGGCCTCGGACAATTCCCGCGCGTGGTTCTGCGCCGCGCGCACGAAGGGGCACGTGCCGTCGATGACGCTGACGTTCTTCTGCCTCAAATTTTCCAGAATGTCGGGAGCGATCCCGTGCGCGCGGACGAACGCCGTCGCGCCGGCGGGGATCTCCGCATCCGACTGGACGACGCGCAGTCCCATCTTTTGCAGACGCTCGACCTCCTGCGGACTGTGGATCGGGCTGCCGATCGCATAGACCGGCGTCGCCTGCGCCAACGCTTTTTCCACGCATTCGATCGCCCGCTTGACGCCGAAGCACCATCCTGTCGGCACCGCGACGAGCACTTTCATCGCAAGGCCTCGTCAAGGTGTTTTCTGGCCTGGTCGAGCAGCCATTGTCCGTTTTCCGCCGGCGTCTTCTGCGACAGGTCGCACCAGACGGCCGGCGCGAATTTTTTGAACCAGGTCATCTGCCTTTTGGCGAACTGCCGCGTGGCGATCACATCGCCCCGGATCGCTTCTTCCAAAGTCATCCGCCCCTGATGGAACAGGACCAGTTCCCTATAGCCGAAGCCCTGCATCGACGGGAGATCGGGGGAATAGCCGTGGTCGAGCAGCCACTTCACTTCCTCGGGGTAGCCCGAAGAGAACTGTTGGCGCACGCGCCGTTCGATGCCGCCGACGAGGAGATCGCGCGGCTTGAACAGGCCCAGATAGAGCACGTCGTAAGGCGATTCGGCCGGGCGCTCGCGGGCGTACCAGTCGGAAGCCGGACGGCCGGACGTGAGAAAGATCTCCAGCGCCCGGGAGACGCGGAATTTATCGTTGGGATGGAGTCTGACGGCGCTTTCGGGGTCGCAATTCCTCAGCCGCTCGTACAGTTCGTCCGCTTCGAGAGCAAAAAGTTCGGCGCGCAGTTTTTCGTCCGTGGGCACGTCGATGGACAGCAGCCGGCTGAAGAGCGCCTGATAATAGAACGGCGTGCCGCCGACGAAAAGCGGCGCCCGCCCCCGCGCCATGATCCGCCTGACGCAGTCCGCCGCCTGAGCGGTAAAATCGGACGCCGTGTAGACCTGATCGGGATCGGCTACGTCGATGAGATGGTGCGGAATCTCCCGGCGCACTTCGCGGGAGATCTTGTCCGTGCCCACATCCATGTAGCGATAGACCTGGCGGGAGTCCACCGAGATCACCTCGGCGTTCAGCGCGCGGGCGAGACCGAGGCTCATGGCCGTCTTGCCGACGGCCGTCGGGCCGATCACCGCGACGATGGGCGTTTTTTTCGCGCCGCTCACAATCCCAACCTCCCAAAGTGTTTGTCCAGCGCGCTCCCCGTCAGCCGCAGTACGGTCGGCCGTCCGTGGGGACAAGCGTTGGGCTGGTCGCAACGCTCCAGTTCGGCCAGCAGTTGATAGGCTTCCGCCGCTTCCAGCCGCGTCGTCAGCTTGACCGAAGCCTTGCAGGCTTTC
This sequence is a window from Pyramidobacter sp. YE332. Protein-coding genes within it:
- a CDS encoding S1 RNA-binding domain-containing protein, which translates into the protein MSEEVKNQVEEESMDMASLMAQYDATSEEIARGKVIEGTVVEKTEGGWLVDVGYKCEGFLPEREWTHHILVDDKPAPEVGDKIEVQVTSKRDGEEAQLLVSRWRCEFDRRWAELESKAKANDVITVKGIRKVKGGLMVNCFNLEGFIPISHLAEEGRGVNPGRFEGEEFQVRLLEMDKRKRRLVLSRRSLLDEDLSAKREKFYGEVNVGDVLDGTVSSVTTFGLFVNVGPLDGLVHVSEVSWQRSSKSRETYKKGDAVKVKVIGIDRENNKISLSIRQAQGNPWDTVMERWQKDQQTKGVVTNVTDFGAFVEVEPGIEGLIHIGDLSWSRIKHPREVLHKGQEVETIVLDIDPEKKRMSLGYKQLHDPWKGIEERYAKGQDITVKVVRLADFGAFVEIEKGVEGLIHISQLSTHRVEKPGDVLQEGQEVTARVLEVNPAERRIRLSISAIEAGERAAERGKNAPTQGEKAPRHEGSISRSERAPKPRRKAEAEKFSGFSEDTGVTLGDLFSGINLEEK
- the ispH gene encoding 4-hydroxy-3-methylbut-2-enyl diphosphate reductase, which produces MKVLVAVPTGWCFGVKRAIECVEKALAQATPVYAIGSPIHSPQEVERLQKMGLRVVQSDAEIPAGATAFVRAHGIAPDILENLRQKNVSVIDGTCPFVRAAQNHARELSEAGYHVLILGNEKHPEIIGMRGYVRGPSTVISTIPSLFSSTIFKSSAKIHKLGLVSQTTQEESLLAEAAKAALGVADELRIYNTICRATIERQQAVRRLASQVDGMIVIGGYDSANTGKLCRIARDSNCDAVWIEHAGQLDRRWVLEKRVIGIAAGASTPDWLIEQLHNAIHNIAGRQGDVRNE
- the miaA gene encoding tRNA (adenosine(37)-N6)-dimethylallyltransferase MiaA; the protein is MSGAKKTPIVAVIGPTAVGKTAMSLGLARALNAEVISVDSRQVYRYMDVGTDKISREVRREIPHHLIDVADPDQVYTASDFTAQAADCVRRIMARGRAPLFVGGTPFYYQALFSRLLSIDVPTDEKLRAELFALEADELYERLRNCDPESAVRLHPNDKFRVSRALEIFLTSGRPASDWYARERPAESPYDVLYLGLFKPRDLLVGGIERRVRQQFSSGYPEEVKWLLDHGYSPDLPSMQGFGYRELVLFHQGRMTLEEAIRGDVIATRQFAKRQMTWFKKFAPAVWCDLSQKTPAENGQWLLDQARKHLDEALR